The following are from one region of the Tenacibaculum dicentrarchi genome:
- a CDS encoding histidine decarboxylase: MNKIEKIYNRISKNTETFLGYPLAKDFSYKEFAPFLDLCINNVGDPESDSTLAIDTKDVEKECIAFFADILSSNLKDTWGYVTNGGTEGNLYGLYLARENFPDAVVYYSEATHYSVKKNLHLLNIKNIVVRSQANGEIDYDDLAQILMLRRDKPAIFFLNIGTTMTEAVDKLDEIKKIIKKYAIKDYYIHCDAAFLGTIAPFVTPKPKFDFSEGVDSIAISGHKFIGGPIPCGIVMAKRKHRNRIANSISYVGTFDTTITGSRNGLTPLFLWSFIQKHGKNGLAKRVKESQVLATYLEAELNKIGVKAWRNNNALTVVLEKPSDKICKKYQLASEEDIAHVICVPGIKKEQLTIFIEDLKKELVNSLCKLV, translated from the coding sequence ATGAATAAAATTGAAAAAATATATAATAGAATTAGTAAAAATACAGAAACCTTTTTAGGTTATCCATTAGCAAAAGATTTTTCATATAAAGAATTTGCTCCTTTTTTAGATTTATGTATTAATAATGTAGGTGATCCTGAATCTGACTCTACCTTAGCTATTGACACAAAAGATGTTGAGAAAGAATGTATTGCTTTTTTTGCAGATATTCTTTCATCAAACTTAAAAGATACTTGGGGTTATGTAACAAATGGTGGAACAGAAGGAAATTTATATGGGTTATATTTGGCTAGAGAAAATTTTCCTGATGCGGTGGTGTATTATAGTGAAGCAACACATTATAGTGTTAAAAAGAACTTACACTTATTAAATATTAAAAATATTGTAGTTAGAAGCCAAGCAAATGGTGAAATAGATTATGATGATTTAGCACAAATATTAATGTTACGTAGAGATAAACCAGCTATTTTCTTTTTGAATATTGGTACAACTATGACTGAAGCTGTTGATAAACTCGATGAAATTAAAAAAATTATCAAAAAATATGCGATAAAAGATTATTATATTCACTGCGATGCCGCTTTTTTAGGAACAATAGCACCATTTGTAACGCCAAAACCAAAATTTGATTTTTCAGAAGGTGTTGACAGTATTGCCATTTCTGGGCATAAGTTTATAGGTGGTCCTATTCCTTGTGGAATTGTAATGGCAAAGCGAAAACACAGAAATCGTATTGCTAATTCAATATCTTACGTAGGTACTTTTGATACTACAATTACAGGTTCTCGTAATGGGTTAACACCTTTATTTTTGTGGTCTTTTATTCAAAAACATGGAAAAAATGGCTTAGCAAAAAGAGTAAAAGAATCACAAGTATTAGCCACATATTTAGAAGCTGAATTGAATAAAATTGGTGTAAAAGCATGGCGAAACAATAATGCGTTAACAGTAGTATTAGAAAAGCCTTCAGATAAAATATGTAAAAAATATCAATTAGCATCTGAAGAAGATATAGCTCACGTAATTTGTGTTCCAGGGATAAAAAAAGAACAACTTACCATTTTTATAGAAGATTTAAAAAAAGAATTAGTAAATAGCTTATGTAAATTAGTATAG
- a CDS encoding phage tail protein, with the protein MSIKKFTSSILMLISVLSFSQGITVQGIARDPNNNARQNQPITILAELNYLNPISGANVVTYNETITIITDEFGVFSTVLKVPNSIQSILTAHEHYLKISEGSMIISNELLRYVPYAYSAYNGVPSGSIMPYIGVSAPKGWMLCDGRSIPTTDETAILRDLLGASVTPNLNGMFLRGTGTSPVNKQDGPTLMNTQADQNKSHKHGKGNLKTTADGNHSHTLKIRKHFRSFDGADGSDQPYQDEGSSSDNLRTNNSGNHSHNITGETSNTGGNESRPVNFGVNYIIKL; encoded by the coding sequence ATGTCTATTAAAAAATTTACAAGTAGTATTTTAATGCTGATTTCAGTATTAAGTTTTAGTCAAGGAATTACAGTGCAAGGAATTGCAAGAGACCCTAACAATAATGCAAGACAAAATCAACCAATTACAATTTTAGCAGAGCTAAATTACCTAAACCCTATCTCAGGTGCTAATGTAGTAACTTATAACGAAACAATAACAATTATTACAGATGAATTTGGTGTATTTTCTACTGTTTTAAAAGTACCTAATTCTATACAAAGTATTTTAACTGCTCATGAGCATTACTTGAAAATATCTGAAGGTTCAATGATTATTTCTAACGAATTATTACGTTATGTTCCTTATGCTTACTCAGCTTATAATGGTGTTCCTTCTGGAAGTATAATGCCATACATAGGTGTATCTGCCCCAAAGGGTTGGATGTTATGTGATGGTAGAAGCATACCAACAACCGATGAAACAGCAATACTTCGAGATTTATTAGGTGCAAGTGTTACACCTAATTTAAATGGTATGTTTTTAAGAGGTACAGGAACTAGTCCTGTTAATAAACAAGATGGTCCTACTTTAATGAACACACAAGCTGATCAAAATAAATCTCATAAACATGGTAAAGGAAATTTAAAAACCACAGCTGATGGAAACCACAGTCATACACTTAAAATAAGAAAGCATTTTAGAAGTTTTGATGGAGCTGATGGGTCTGACCAACCTTATCAAGATGAAGGGTCTTCTAGTGATAATCTTAGAACTAATAACTCTGGTAATCACTCTCATAATATTACAGGAGAAACTTCAAATACTGGAGGGAATGAATCTAGACCTGTAAATTTTGGTGTAAACTACATTATTAAACTTTAA
- a CDS encoding Lrp/AsnC family transcriptional regulator — protein sequence MQQLDAIDLQLINELQTDGKQSIKELSQKINLSITPTHERIKKIEARGIIKKYVAIVNPELINKSLIVYCQITLLEHQEVAFKEFENYINCLDEVMDVSYIAGGYDFLLKVIVRDIKEYENFILKKMSQLKIISNIQSSFVIRQIKNETRISVK from the coding sequence ATGCAACAGTTAGACGCTATTGATTTACAGTTAATAAATGAACTTCAAACAGACGGAAAACAATCTATAAAAGAACTTTCTCAAAAGATAAATTTATCGATTACACCAACACATGAACGTATTAAAAAAATAGAAGCAAGAGGAATTATCAAAAAATATGTGGCAATTGTTAATCCTGAATTAATTAATAAAAGTTTGATTGTATATTGTCAAATAACCTTACTAGAACATCAAGAAGTTGCTTTTAAAGAATTTGAAAACTATATAAATTGTTTAGATGAAGTAATGGATGTTTCTTACATAGCAGGTGGCTATGATTTCTTATTAAAAGTAATTGTAAGAGATATTAAAGAATATGAAAACTTCATCTTAAAAAAAATGTCACAACTTAAAATTATTTCAAATATTCAAAGTTCTTTTGTAATTCGGCAAATAAAAAATGAAACTAGAATAAGTGTGAAATAA
- a CDS encoding CAL67264 family membrane protein — protein sequence MNKNNVLAWATLIMVLIGLLLVCLGAFRYDEVAGYGFAAVGLGFFANAWVFNALKGRV from the coding sequence ATGAATAAAAATAACGTCTTAGCATGGGCAACACTTATAATGGTTTTAATAGGGCTTTTATTAGTCTGCTTAGGAGCTTTTAGATATGATGAGGTAGCAGGATATGGTTTTGCAGCAGTAGGCTTAGGTTTTTTTGCAAACGCATGGGTTTTTAATGCCTTAAAAGGAAGAGTTTAA
- the lpxD gene encoding UDP-3-O-(3-hydroxymyristoyl)glucosamine N-acyltransferase, whose amino-acid sequence MNSFTIQEINSLLNGELLGNCTEKITAPEQIEKAQKGQITFIGNKKFAKLWNTSNASAAIVCSKLDIHPEDNKAFIKVENADLAMATLLEAFQPEAPHFETAIHPTAVIDKTATIGEGCKIGANTYVGKNVVLANNVILYPNVTIFDDTTIGQNTTVWSGTVIRERTIIGNNCIFHVNVSIGADGFGYRPSAQGLTKIPHIGNVVIGNQVEIGANSCIDRGKFSSTILGDGCKIDNLVQIGHNSVLGKFCIMAGSSGLAGSVTLGDGVIIGGSASIKDHTTIHSGAVVGAGSGVIADVPAGKTVLGYPATDAREKMKQWVALRKLGRQ is encoded by the coding sequence ATGAACTCATTTACTATACAAGAAATCAATTCATTATTAAATGGAGAATTATTAGGAAATTGCACTGAAAAAATTACTGCTCCCGAGCAAATTGAAAAAGCTCAAAAAGGACAAATTACTTTTATTGGAAATAAAAAATTTGCAAAATTATGGAATACTTCTAATGCAAGTGCAGCTATTGTATGTAGTAAGTTAGATATTCATCCAGAAGATAATAAAGCATTCATAAAGGTTGAAAATGCCGATTTAGCAATGGCAACATTATTAGAGGCATTTCAACCAGAAGCACCACATTTTGAAACAGCAATTCATCCAACAGCTGTAATCGATAAAACTGCAACAATAGGCGAAGGCTGTAAAATAGGAGCAAATACTTATGTTGGTAAAAATGTTGTGTTAGCTAATAATGTTATATTATATCCAAACGTTACTATTTTTGATGATACTACTATTGGTCAAAATACCACAGTTTGGTCGGGTACGGTAATTAGAGAAAGAACTATTATCGGAAATAACTGTATTTTTCATGTTAATGTAAGTATTGGAGCTGACGGATTTGGTTACAGACCAAGCGCACAAGGATTAACAAAAATTCCGCATATAGGAAATGTTGTTATCGGAAATCAAGTAGAAATTGGTGCAAATTCATGTATCGATAGAGGTAAATTTAGCTCAACTATTTTAGGCGATGGTTGTAAAATTGATAACTTGGTTCAAATAGGGCATAACTCTGTTTTAGGAAAGTTCTGTATTATGGCAGGAAGTAGTGGTTTAGCAGGCTCAGTAACCTTAGGCGATGGCGTTATTATTGGCGGAAGTGCTTCCATAAAAGACCATACAACAATTCATTCAGGTGCAGTTGTAGGAGCAGGTTCTGGTGTTATAGCTGATGTTCCCGCAGGAAAAACTGTACTTGGTTATCCAGCAACCGATGCTAGAGAAAAGATGAAACAATGGGTTGCTTTACGTAAATTAGGGAGGCAGTAA
- a CDS encoding NADPH-dependent 2,4-dienoyl-CoA reductase, with translation MKYKHIFEPLDLGFTTLKNRILMGSMHTGLEEEKNGTQRIATYYAERAKGGVGLIITGGISPNIQGWTAPFSARMSTKKHAREHKIITDAVHKEGGKICMQILHSGRYGYHPLTVAPSKIKAPINPFKPFELKQSGIRRTVKDFVNSAKLSQEAGYDGVEIMGSEGYLINQFIVKRTNKRTDNYGGVYENRIRLAVELVQKIRESVGENFIIIYRLSMLDLVEQGSSWEEVVQLGKEIEKAGATIINTGIGWHESRIPTIATSVPRGAFTWVTQKMKEELSIPLITSNRINMPETAEKVLAEGHADMISMARPFLADPQWVNKAKQERDDEINTCIACNQACLDHAFQQKVASCLVNPRACHETEFNYNPTKNKKKIAVVGAGPAGLSASTILAQRGHEVTLFDADKEIGGQFNIAKQIPGKEEFYETIRYFKKQLELQKVTVKLNTRVSADDLQKGNFDEVIIATGITPRMPRINGIEHEKVLNYIDVIKHKKHVGKRVAVIGAGGIGFDVSEYLAHQGESTALNIDTWLQEWGIDKSLKSRAGIENVTPEFHPSPREIFMFKRSKGKFGKNLGKTTGWIHRATLKKKKVQFINEVQYTKIDDEGLHYTQGEEQKILAVDNVIICAGQLPFKELVTPLEEKGIKIHVIGGADFASELDAKRAINQGSRLAAEI, from the coding sequence ATGAAATACAAGCACATTTTTGAACCATTAGATTTAGGATTTACAACATTAAAGAATCGTATTTTGATGGGTTCTATGCACACAGGTTTAGAGGAGGAAAAAAATGGAACACAAAGAATCGCAACATATTATGCTGAACGAGCAAAAGGTGGCGTAGGGCTTATTATTACAGGAGGTATTTCACCGAATATTCAAGGTTGGACAGCCCCATTTTCAGCTCGTATGAGCACTAAAAAACACGCAAGAGAACATAAAATAATTACCGATGCCGTGCATAAAGAAGGTGGTAAAATTTGCATGCAAATTTTACATTCTGGGCGTTACGGATATCATCCGTTAACCGTTGCTCCATCAAAAATAAAAGCGCCAATTAATCCGTTTAAACCTTTTGAATTAAAACAATCAGGCATCCGAAGAACGGTTAAAGATTTTGTGAATTCTGCTAAATTATCGCAAGAAGCAGGGTATGATGGTGTTGAAATTATGGGGTCGGAAGGCTATTTAATCAATCAATTTATTGTAAAAAGAACCAATAAAAGAACCGATAATTACGGAGGAGTTTATGAAAATAGAATCCGTTTAGCCGTAGAATTAGTTCAAAAAATAAGAGAATCCGTAGGTGAAAATTTTATTATTATCTATAGATTATCTATGTTAGATTTGGTAGAACAAGGTAGTTCTTGGGAAGAAGTCGTGCAACTTGGAAAAGAAATAGAAAAAGCAGGAGCAACCATAATTAATACGGGAATCGGTTGGCATGAATCACGTATTCCAACCATTGCAACATCCGTTCCAAGAGGAGCATTTACTTGGGTTACTCAAAAAATGAAAGAAGAATTATCAATTCCGTTGATAACTTCAAACCGAATTAATATGCCCGAAACCGCAGAAAAAGTATTGGCAGAAGGTCATGCCGATATGATTTCTATGGCACGTCCGTTTTTAGCAGATCCGCAGTGGGTAAATAAAGCAAAACAAGAACGTGATGATGAAATAAATACCTGTATTGCTTGTAATCAGGCGTGTTTAGACCATGCTTTTCAACAAAAAGTAGCGAGTTGTTTGGTAAATCCGAGAGCTTGCCACGAAACCGAATTTAATTATAATCCAACGAAAAATAAGAAAAAAATAGCCGTAGTCGGTGCAGGACCAGCAGGATTATCTGCATCTACAATTTTAGCTCAAAGAGGACACGAAGTAACACTTTTTGATGCCGATAAAGAAATAGGAGGTCAGTTTAATATCGCGAAGCAAATTCCTGGAAAAGAAGAATTTTACGAAACAATTCGATATTTTAAAAAACAATTAGAATTACAAAAAGTAACCGTAAAATTAAATACACGAGTTTCTGCGGATGATTTACAAAAAGGAAATTTTGATGAGGTAATTATCGCCACAGGAATTACGCCAAGAATGCCAAGAATTAACGGAATTGAACACGAAAAAGTATTAAATTATATTGATGTAATTAAGCACAAAAAACATGTAGGTAAACGTGTAGCCGTTATAGGTGCTGGTGGAATTGGGTTTGATGTATCGGAATATTTAGCACACCAAGGAGAAAGTACTGCCTTAAATATTGATACTTGGTTACAGGAATGGGGAATTGATAAATCGCTAAAATCGCGTGCAGGAATTGAAAATGTTACACCTGAATTTCATCCATCGCCAAGAGAAATTTTTATGTTTAAACGTAGCAAAGGAAAATTTGGTAAGAACTTAGGAAAAACAACAGGTTGGATTCATCGAGCTACTTTAAAAAAGAAAAAAGTACAGTTTATAAATGAAGTTCAATACACGAAAATTGATGATGAAGGTTTGCATTATACCCAAGGAGAGGAGCAAAAAATACTAGCCGTAGACAATGTAATTATTTGTGCAGGACAACTTCCTTTTAAAGAATTAGTAACACCTTTAGAAGAAAAAGGTATCAAAATACATGTAATTGGAGGAGCTGATTTTGCTTCGGAATTAGATGCAAAACGTGCGATTAATCAAGGAAGTAGATTAGCGGCGGAGATTTAA
- the ettA gene encoding energy-dependent translational throttle protein EttA → MSDDKKVIFSMSKVSKTYQSTNKQVLKDIYLSFFYGAKIGILGLNGSGKSTLLKIIAGVEKNFQGDVTFSPGYKVGYLEQEPKLDETKTVIEIVKEGVAETVAILEEYNKINDMFGLEEVYSDADKMDKLMAQQAELQDKIDASNAWELDTKLEIAMDALRTPDADTPIKNLSGGERRRVALCRLLLQEPEILLLDEPTNHLDAESVHWLEHHLAQYKGTVIAVTHDRYFLDNVAGWILELDRGEGIPWKGNYSSWLDQKSNRMAQESKTASKRQKTLERELEWVRQGAKGRQTKQKARLKNYDKLMSQDQKQTDEKLEIYIPNGPRLGTNVIEASSVSKAFGDKLLYDNLEFNLPQAGIVGIIGPNGAGKTTIFKMIMGEETPDAGSFKVGETAKIAYVDQAHSNIDPDKSIWENFSEGQDLVMMGGKQVNSRAYLSRFNFGGSEQNKKVSTLSGGERNRLHLAMTLKEEGNVLLLDEPTNDLDVNTLRALEEGLENFAGCAVVISHDRWFLDRICTHILAFEGNSEVYFFEGGFSEYEANKKKRLGGDLMPKRIKYRKLIR, encoded by the coding sequence ATGTCAGACGATAAGAAAGTTATTTTTTCAATGAGTAAGGTCTCAAAGACCTATCAAAGTACCAATAAACAAGTTTTAAAAGATATTTATTTAAGTTTCTTTTACGGAGCTAAAATTGGTATTTTAGGTTTAAATGGGTCGGGTAAATCTACTTTATTAAAAATAATTGCAGGAGTAGAGAAAAATTTTCAAGGTGATGTTACTTTTTCACCAGGTTATAAAGTTGGTTATTTAGAGCAAGAACCAAAATTAGACGAAACCAAAACAGTTATTGAAATAGTTAAAGAAGGTGTTGCAGAAACCGTAGCAATTTTAGAAGAATACAACAAAATCAACGATATGTTTGGTTTAGAAGAAGTGTATTCTGATGCTGATAAAATGGATAAGTTAATGGCGCAACAAGCAGAACTTCAAGATAAAATTGATGCTTCTAATGCTTGGGAACTTGATACTAAATTAGAAATTGCAATGGACGCATTACGTACTCCAGATGCTGATACGCCAATTAAAAACTTATCAGGAGGGGAACGTAGAAGAGTTGCTTTATGTAGGTTATTATTACAAGAACCAGAAATTTTATTATTAGATGAGCCTACCAACCACTTAGATGCAGAATCTGTACACTGGTTAGAACATCATTTAGCACAATATAAAGGAACGGTAATTGCTGTAACGCACGATAGATATTTCTTAGATAACGTTGCTGGTTGGATTTTAGAATTAGATAGAGGTGAAGGAATCCCTTGGAAAGGAAACTACTCTTCTTGGTTAGATCAAAAATCTAACAGAATGGCACAAGAAAGTAAAACAGCTTCTAAGCGTCAAAAAACATTAGAAAGAGAATTAGAGTGGGTTCGTCAAGGAGCTAAAGGTCGTCAAACAAAGCAAAAAGCACGTTTGAAGAACTATGATAAGTTGATGAGTCAAGACCAGAAACAAACGGATGAAAAATTAGAAATTTATATTCCTAATGGTCCACGTTTAGGAACGAATGTTATTGAAGCAAGTAGTGTTTCAAAAGCTTTTGGCGATAAATTATTATATGATAACTTAGAGTTTAATTTGCCACAAGCAGGAATTGTTGGAATTATCGGACCAAATGGTGCAGGTAAAACCACTATTTTTAAAATGATTATGGGAGAAGAAACTCCTGATGCAGGAAGTTTTAAAGTCGGTGAAACGGCAAAAATCGCTTATGTAGATCAGGCACACTCTAACATTGACCCTGATAAATCTATTTGGGAAAATTTCTCTGAAGGTCAAGATTTAGTAATGATGGGAGGGAAGCAAGTAAATTCTCGTGCTTATTTAAGTCGTTTTAATTTTGGAGGAAGTGAACAAAACAAAAAAGTTTCTACACTTTCTGGAGGTGAGCGTAACCGTTTACACTTAGCAATGACTTTAAAGGAAGAAGGAAATGTTTTATTATTAGATGAACCGACGAATGATTTAGATGTAAATACATTAAGAGCATTAGAAGAAGGTTTAGAAAACTTTGCTGGTTGTGCAGTTGTTATTAGTCACGATAGATGGTTTTTAGATAGAATTTGTACACATATTTTAGCTTTTGAAGGAAACAGTGAAGTGTATTTCTTTGAAGGAGGATTCTCTGAATACGAAGCAAATAAAAAGAAACGTTTAGGTGGTGATTTAATGCCAAAACGAATTAAATACAGAAAATTAATTAGATAA